A single region of the Chrysoperla carnea chromosome 5, inChrCarn1.1, whole genome shotgun sequence genome encodes:
- the LOC123300313 gene encoding putative uncharacterized protein DDB_G0282133, which produces MVQNVFIKCNVFSYCILLCLISALTCGHARKISKIELKPIEYESIVKPLRETIKEEFPRITETTTEVPTTFQIQQPYEPEHQILPTATAEDDIHEVTTIIPTIRQDTYDDEADEITPPSLIELVGPEPMTIEEEDSSDELPPQMYDSNGNPVPINYITPITINSPYPYVQTHVHIPGPENLYSYIQNKRPARNSGGRHHYQNNYYRPYVTHDYSRQEPIDWNHIQNIVQGVRRLQPQNSYGRRYFEPQVISAADLDEIVIDNRQSNDNEVIFLSNNVETVPSVPNTSQDIVINNVVSIEDVEPENNVQVKENVHQLLSNIELKHPEQKVYKINVVESTENLAEVDELNNNLVRLKIQGKVNHHELNSREQTVQNYDNVAIIKTRPGSGIHGDLTVDVHGHVRSNEQQSRENGRVDIHVHGNLQSGENGNIVVDERKHYNIHQQDAHSHILERDHLRVDAKSHESREHINIDKYTRTKTNEDQEHVITREHVNHSKDNAREHLNLHEHRNIHVDSNENQQHVKINEHENLNYRDKVHNERIHSSEGEHFNYKLNQQNGDERFYLNEHNHLNARNQQERVHLHESNRVKSNNDHLYINDHAHVDLRTPNEKINANERIVVHNDRDQEDIRFYNRGHIHNRLQNQQNQQERIRIVENVQNIGVNENQQVLINKPIRVSSINQQRPEFGYRNVQPRVLNQQVRNRLVNNRNQQNVLVSSDVSQNVVGGGQIVNQQADSTILYSNENDGSNQQNQQNILVSSDASQNLFGRGQIVNQQADSTVLYSSNESNQGSLSNQQNQQNVLVSSDVSQNVLGRGQIVNQQADSTILYSSNESNQGSLSNQQNQQNILVSSDVSQNVQGRGQIVNQQADSTILYSSNENSQGSLSNQQNQQNILVSSDVSQNVRGRGQIVNQQADSTILYSSNENSQDSLSNQQNQQNILVSSDVSQDIRGRGQIVNQQADSTILYSSNENNQGSVYNQQNQQNILVSSDASQNVLGRGQIVNQQADSTILYSSNENNQGSLSNQQNILVSSDASQNVVGRGQIVNQQADATILYSSNENRYGSRSNQQNRQNILVASDASQNVVGNSQLVHQQADSNILYSNVNSNRLGSSSNQRNQENILVSSDVSQNVAGSGRLVNQQVDSNILYSSNANNNRHGSSSNQRNQENIVVSSDVSQNSFGSGRLVNQQADSNILYSSNVNNRHGSSSNQRNQEKILVSSDVSQNSVESGRLVNQQVDSNILYSSNANSNRHGSSSNQRNQENIVVSSDVSQNVAGSGRLVNQQVDSNILYSSNANSNRHSSSSNQRNQENIVVSSDVFQNVAGSGRLVNQQVDSNILYSSNANNNRHGSSSNQRNQENIVVSSDVSQNSFGSGRLVNQQADSNILYSSNVNNRHGSSSNQRNQENILVSSDVSQNSVGSGRLVNQQADSNILYSSNANSNSHGSSSNQRNQENIQVSSDASQNVIGNGRIVNQQADSNILYRNQGSSYGRVNQQYLNGRYAPINSQQSSYESTQYSQRGNYQNYRIGGPQSYRNYVPRPITVSANEPLIGKRNSDEHEQSVENTHFVQDRRNFGQIYENAQTVSAYGDEQGYYVVPQQVFVPVNQVNQDIINSNIIADELLLDPILDNQQNFDNQEVIYVYEDSPYLDNQVYVDSQSNSGNQQVYVSSQESIVSNNGNQQVSGNINSNVNILERQNSNGASSERINIDSQESLRVRNGNQRINENINSNINVLERQNSNGASSERINIDNQESLSLRNGNQRINENINSNINVLERQNSNGASSERINIDSQESLRVRNGNQRINENIKSNINVLEKQNSNGASSERINIDSQESLRLRNGNQRINENINSNINVLERQNSNGASSERINIDSQESLRVRNGNQRISEKINSNNVLERQNSNSGSSERINIDSQETLKIRQNGAGISSNERVNLQNNQRVTLLTNEDIESSIACNDDSSSVSSVVNNQQIVSNANINRIDSSQVISLNQQNPEYVVLTPVVEEVGSVENIQATITYNEGGRQIIEEIEPGTENGVQHIRITSVEEDDCGDLITHQLNADVRTVIQNDNIQNQQQAITIVENLQFNENQQLQQSINDRNQIVIRTNNNNAQQLKPVEIGCDSVEVVSNVAFRPIEERRIQSFLGDCGSDGSLQRASPLPPLTVTPTNAGDVNDIINNIFIREQTACERLQNQRNQQNQLTYYVDNGQRTLPPVSVPKFVTLNSGSVYDVGSSSGNIVAISEVVPRTDSILETTASIVDDLDQQGDVYLGDAEIGPAGALDLETLSFKKPVINSPTPQSQIVQISPDNLERLGYDKYVPETATKKAPKINVIDNDREHQRRSKQQRRQQNRGFLPFRNGHVHGIYGSIDRQTGSETATLLNTDQFRDIVANVDPQSPVTIQKLQKPCPPKELIISDNIRVINGFSD; this is translated from the exons atggttcaaaatgtattcattaaaTGTAATGTGTTCAGTTATTGTATATTGTTATGTTTAATTTCG GCATTAACATGTGGACACGCtcgaaaaatatcgaaaatagaattaaaaccAATCGAATATGAATCAATTGTAAAACCATTACGAGAAACGATTAAAGAAGAATTTCCTAGAATAACTGAAACAACGACTGAAGTACCTACAACTTTTCAAATACAACAACCCTATGAACCAGAACATCAGATTTTACCAACAGCAACCGCTGAAGATGATATTCATGAGGTAACAACGATTATTCCAACAATTCGTCAAGATACCTACGACGATGAAGCTGATGAAATCACACCACCTTCATTAATCGAACTAGTTGGACCTGAACCGATGACAATCGAAGAGGAAGACAGCTCTGATGAATTACCTCCACAAATGTACGATTCCAATGGAAATCCCGTTCCGATAAATTATATCACACCAATCACGATAAATTCTCCATATCCTTACGTTCAAACTCATGTACATATCCCAGGTCCAGAAAATCTATACAGTTATATACAAAACAAACGTCCTGCTCGTAATTCTGGAGGACGTCACCATTATCAGAATAATTACTACCGTCCTTACGTCACCCATGATTATTCCCGTCAAGAACCAATCGATTGGAATCATATCCAGAATATTGTACAAGGAGTGCGAAGATTACAACCTCAAAACTCTTATGGACGCAGATATTTTGAACCACAAGTAATTTCAGCAGCGGATTTAGATGAAATTGTTATCGATAATCGACAATCAAACGATAatgaagtaatatttttaagtaataatgtTGAAACTGTTCCAAGTGTTCCAAACACATCGCAAGATATTGTTATCAACAATGTTGTAAGTATCGAAGATGTTGAACCAGAAAATAACGTACAAGTTAAAGAAAATGTACATCAACTATTGAGCAACATTGAATTAAAACATCCCGaacaaaaagtttacaaaatcaACGTAGTCGAATCAACCGAAAATCTCGCTGAAGTTGAtgaactaaataataatttagtacGATTAAAAATTCAAGGAAAAGTTAATCATCACGAATTAAATTCCCGTGAACAAACCGTACAAAATTATGATAACGTAGCGATTATTAAAACTCGTCCGGGTAGTGGAATACATGGTGATTTAACAGTTGATGTACACGGTCATGTCCGATCAAATGAGCAACAATCACGTGAAAATGGACGAGTTGATATTCATGTCCATGGTAACCTACAAAGTGGAGAAAATGGAAATATCGTGGTTGATGAACGGAAACATTATAATATCCATCAACAAGATGCGCACTCGCATATCTTAGAACGGGATCATTTACGAGTTGATGCAAAATCACACGAAAGTCGTGAAcatatcaatattgataagtaTACACGAACGAAAACCAATGAAGATCAGGAACACGTAATAACACGTGAACATGTCAATCATAGTAAGGATAATGCACGGgaacatttaaatttacatgAACATCGTAATATCCATGTTGATTCGAATGAAAATCAACAACACGTTAAGATCAACgaacatgaaaatttaaattatcgtgATAAAGTCCATAACGAGCGAATACATTCCTCGGAAGGagaacattttaattataaattgaatcaACAAAATGGAGATGAACGTTTTTATTTAAACGAGCACAATCATTTAAATGCACGTAATCAACAAGAACGTGTACATTTACATGAATCGAATCGTGTAAAATCAAACAACGATCATCTTTATATTAACGATCATGCACATGTTGATCTACGCACaccaaatgaaaaaatcaatgCTAATGAACGAATTGTCGTCCATAATGATCGTGATCAAGAAGATATTCGTTTTTATAATCGTGGACATATACATAATCGTttacaaaatcaacaaaatcaacAGGAAAGAATTCGTATCGttgaaaatgtacaaaatattggTGTGAACGAGAATCAACAAGTCTTAATCAATAAACCAATAAGAGTTTCATCAATAAATCAACAACGTCCTGAATTTGGTTATCGTAATGTACAACCACGTGTTCTTAATCAACAAGTTCGTAATCGATTGGTAAATAATCGTAATCAACAAAATGTTTTGGTGTCGTCGGATGTATCTCAAAATGTTGTTGGTGGTGGACAGATAGTTAATCAACAAGCTGATTCAACGATATTGTATTCTAATGAAAATGATGGATCTAATCAACAAAATCAACAGAATATTCTAGTATCATCTGATGCCTCACAAAATTTGTTTGGAAGAGGCCAGATAGTTAATCAACAAGCTGATTCAACGGTTTTGTATTCTAGCAATGAAAGTAATCAAGGTTCATTGTCTAATCAACAAAATCAACAGAATGTTTTAGTTTCTTCTGACGTCTCCCAAAATGTTCTTGGAAGAGGGCAGATAGTTAATCAACAAGCTGATTCAACTATTTTGTATTCCAGCAACGAAAGTAACCAAGGCTCATTGTCTAATCAACAAAATCAGCAGAATATTTTAGTGTCTTCAGACGTGTCTCAAAATGTTCAAGGAAGAGGTCAGATAGTTAATCAACAAGCTGATTCAACTATTTTGTACTCTAGTAACGAAAACAGCCAAGGTTCATTGTCTAATCAACAAAATCAACAGAACATTTTAGTGTCTTCAGACGTATCTCAAAATGTTCGTGGAAGAGGCCAGATAGTTAATCAACAAGCTGATTCAACTATTTTGTACTCTAGTAACGAAAATAGCCAAGATTCATTGTCTAATCAACAAAACCAACAGAATATTTTAGTGTCTTCAGACGTGTCCCAAGATATTCGTGGAAGAGGTCAGATAGTGAATCAACAAGCTGATTCTACTATTTTGTATTCCAGCAACGAAAATAATCAAGGTTCGGTGTATAATCAACAAAATCAACAGAATATTTTAGTGTCTTCAGACGCTTCTCAAAATGTTCTTGGAAGAGGTCAGATAGTAAATCAACAAGCTGATTCAACTATTTTGTATTCCAGCAACGAAAATAACCAAGGTTCGTTGTCTAATCAACAGAATATTTTAGTGTCATCAGACGCATCTCAAAATGTTGTTGGAAGAGGTCAGATAGTTAATCAACAAGCAGATGCAACTATTTTATACTCTAGTAACGAAAATAGATACGGCTCTCGATCTAATCAACAAAATCGACAGAATATATTGGTAGCTTCGGATGCATCTCAAAATGTTGTTGGAAATAGTCAATTAGTACATCAACAAGCTGACTCAAATATTTTGTACTCCAATGTCAATAGTAACAGACTTGGTTCCTCATCAAATCAACGCAATCAAGAAAATATTCTAGTATCTTCCGATGTTTCCCAAAATGTCGCTGGAAGTGGTCGATTAGTTAATCAACAagttgattcaaatattttgtactcTAGCAATGCAAACAATAACAGACATGGTTCCTCATCAAATCAACGcaatcaagaaaatattgtagTATCTTCAGATGTTTCCCAAAATTCATTTGGAAGTGGTCGATTAGTTAATCAACAAGCTGACTCGAATATTTTGTACTCCAGCAACGTAAATAACAGACATGGTTCTTCATCAAACCAACGcaatcaagaaaaaattttggtatcttCAGATGTTTCCCAAAATTCAGTTGAAAGTGGTCGATTAGTTAATCAACAagttgattcaaatattttgtactcCAGCAATGCAAATAGTAACAGACATGGTTCTTCATCAAATCAACGcaatcaagaaaatattgtagTATCTTCCGATGTTTCCCAAAATGTCGCTGGAAGTGGTCGATTGGTTAATCAACAagttgattcaaatattttgtactcCAGCAATGCAAATAGTAACAGACATAGTTCCTCATCAAATCAACGcaatcaagaaaatattgtagTATCTTCCGATGTTTTCCAAAATGTCGCTGGAAGTGGTCGATTAGTTAATCAACAagttgattcaaatattttgtactcTAGCAATGCAAACAATAACAGACATGGTTCCTCATCAAATCAACGcaatcaagaaaatattgtagTATCTTCAGATGTTTCCCAAAATTCATTTGGAAGTGGTCGATTAGTTAATCAACAAGCTGACTCGAATATTTTGTACTCCAGCAACGTAAATAACAGACATGGTTCTTCATCAAACCAACGCAATCAAGAAAATATTCTAGTGTCTTCAGATGTTTCTCAAAATTCAGTTGGAAGTGGTCGATTAGTTAATCAACAAGCTGATTCAAACATTCTATACTCAAGCAATGCAAATAGTAACAGCCATGGTTCCTCATCAAATCAACGcaatcaagaaa ATATCCAAGTATCTTCAGATGCCTCCCAAAATGTAATTGGAAATGGGCGAATTGTTAATCAGCAAGCCGATTCcaatattttatacagaaaCCAAGGTAGCTCTTATGGCCGTGTTAACCAACAATATTTGAATGGAAGATATGCCCCAATCAACTCTCAACAAAGCAGTTATGAATCCACTCAGTACTCACAAAGaggtaattatcaaaattatcggATTGGTGGCCCACAATCGTACCGAAATTATGTGCCAAGACCCATTACAGTTTCTGCTAACGAACCTTTAATTGGAAAACGTAACTCTGATGAACATGAACAAAGTGTTGAAAATACACATTTTGTACAAGACCGTAGAAATTTTGGTCAAATATATGAAAATGCTCAAACTGTTTCAGCCTATGGTGATGAACAAGGTTACTATGTAGTTCCACAACAAGTGTTTGTTCCAGTTAATCAAGTTAATCAAGATATTatcaattcaaatataattgctgatgaattattattagatCCAATTTTGgataatcaacaaaatttcgataatCAAGAAGTGATTTATGTTTATGAAGATAGTCCATATTTGGATAATCAAGTTTATGTGGACAGTCAATCAAATAGTGGAAATCAACAAGTTTATGTTAGTAGTCAAGAATCGATTGTATCAAATAATGGAAATCAACAAGTCTCCGGAAATATTAActcaaatgttaatattttggaGAGACAAAACTCCAATGGTGCATCAAGTGAGAGAATTAATATCGATAGCCAAGAATCTCTCAGAGTAAGAAATGGAAATCAACGAATCAACGAGAATATTAATTCGAATATCAATGTTTTGGAGAGACAGAACTCAAATGGAGCATCAAGCGAAAGAATTAATATTGATAATCAAGAATCTCTTAGCTTAAGAAATGGAAATCAACGAATTAACGAAAATATTAATTCGAATATCAATGTTTTGGAGAGACAAAACTCCAATGGTGCATCAAGTGAGAGAATCAATATCGACAGTCAAGAATCTCTTCGAGTAAGAAATGGAAATCAACGAATTAACGAGAATATTAAATCGAATATCAATGTTTTGGAGAAACAGAACTCAAATGGAGCATCAAGTGAAAGAATAAATATCGACAGTCAAGAATCTCTAAGATTGAGAAATGGAAATCAACGAATCAACGAGAATATTAACTCGAATATTAATGTTTTGGAGAGACAAAATTCAAATGGAGCATCAAGTGAAAGAATAAATATCGACAGTCAAGAATCGCTTCGAGTAAGAAATGGAAATCAACGAATTAGCgagaaaattaattcaaataatgttttggaGAGACAAAATTCAAACAGTGGATCAAGTGAGAGAATTAACATTGATAGCCAAGAAACCCTTAAAATAAGACAAAACGGCGCTGGGATTTCTTCAAACGAACGTGTAAATCTACAAAATAATCAACGAGTTACCCTTTTAACTAACGAAGATATTGAATCATCAATTGCATGCAATGATGATAGCTCCTCGGTTTCAAGCGTTGTAAATAATCAACAAATCGTGTCCAATGCAAATATCAATCGTATTGATTCTTCCCAAGTAATTTCTTTGAATCAACAAAACCCCGAATACGTTGTTTTGACACCGGTGGTTGAAGAAGTTGGTTCAGTTGAAAATATTCAAGCAACAATTACCTACAATGAAGGTGGTCGACAAATTATTGAAGAAATTGAACCGGGAACCGAAAATGGTGTTCAACATATTCGAATAACTTCGGTTGAAGAAGATGATTGTGGTGATTTAATAACACATCAATTAAATGCTGATGTACGGACTGTCATCCAAAATGACAACATCCAAAATCAACAACAAGCCATTACGATTGtggaaaatttacaatttaatgagAATCAACAATTGCAACAATCGATTAATGATCGTAATCAAATCGTAATTCGTACCAATAACAATAATGCTCAACAGTTAAAACCTGTTGAAATCGGTTGTGATTCAGTGGAAGTTGTAAGTAATGTAGCATTTAGACCAATTGAAGAACGTCGTATTCAGTCTTTTTTAGGCGATTGTGGAAGCGACGGAAGCTTGCAGCGAGCTTCGCCGCTTCCACCATTAACAGTGACACCAACCAACGCTGGCGACGTAAACGACATcatcaataatatattcattcgGGAACAAACCGCATGTGAACGATTACAAAATCAACGAAATCaacaaaatcaattaacataCTATGTTGATAACGGACAACGAACTCTTCCTCCAGTAAGTGTACCGAAATTTGTTACACTCAATTCTGGATCAGTTTATGATGTAGGATCATCGAGTGGTAATATTGTAGCTATTTCTGAAGTTGTACCTCGAACTGATTCCATTTTGGAAACTACTGCATCAATTGTTGATGATTTAGATCAACAAGGAGATGTGTATCTTGGAGACGCAGAAATTGGACCAGCTGGAGCCTTAGATTTAGAAAccttatcatttaaaaaacccgTTATTAATTCTCCAACGCCACAATCACAAATTGTTCAAATTTCTCCCGACAATTTAGAACGTTTAGGCTACGATAAATACGTACCAGAAACGGCAACGAAAAAAGCACCAAAAATCAATGTAATCGATAATGATCGGGAACATCAAAGGCGTTCGAAACAACAACGCCGTCAACAAAATCGTGGTTTCTTGCCCTTTCGTAATGGACATGTTCACGGAATTTATGGATCGATTGATCGGCAAACCGGTTCGGAAACGGCGACATTATTAAATACCGATCAATTTAGAGATATTGTGGCAAATGTTGATCCACAAAGTCCAGTGACCATACAGA